The sequence AAGAGGTGTAGAGAGGATAATTGATGGAAACGTTACTCGAAGAAGACCTTCACTGGTGGTAGTGGTCACAATCGACACGCCTGGTTGATCTTAACTGCCCGCTAGCGGTTGACAGATAATCAGTCTAAACAACTGATTTTTTATTTCAGGGACCTTTTTGAGTAAATATCATGAGATGAGATCAAGAAGATAGTGCATTTTTCGGATATATGCTATAATCTCCGTTTTAGAGACAATACTACAAAAGGCCGATCAATACCCTGATTTTATGTCTAAACGAAGCACGCGGCGCAAACGCCGGGAAAAACAAAAACAAAAAACACGCCTAAGCGGGCCGGAATGGATTAAGCGAGGCCATACGGCCCTCCGGCAGGCCGACTACAGCGAGGCGATCCAGGCCTGGGAACAGGCCCGGCGCAAACCCGACGCGCCCAAAATACTGGCCGCGGCTTTGGCCGAGGTGTATTTTCGCCGGGCCGTGAGTGCGCCTGCCCCTGCCATTGAGGATTTAAAGCAGGCTGTTCAATTACAGCCGTCCGATCAAATTTATCGTTACCATCTGGCCCTGGCTTATCATCGCCGGGGTGAATTGGCCCAGGCCGAGCCGCTGTATCGCCAACTATTGGCCGAGACGCCGCCCTGGTCGCGCGCCGCTGAACCCCTGGCCCAATTGCTGCTTGAGCAGAGCCAAACAGCCAACAAAGATCCGGTGTGGCCCCACCTGAACGCCGAGGCGCAGACGCAACTGGCTGCTGTTGAGACGTTGGTGGCCAAAAAAGTTATGCCTGGTCTATCAGAAAAACCGCTCCACCCCCTGTGGCGCGGGTTAACGGCCTTGGCCTTATTAGACGAGGTGGTCGCGGCCCAGGCCGATCTGCAAACGGTTGTTAAAACAGGCAATGAGGCGCACCCGCTGGTGAAAGGCGTGGCCCACTATTACCTGGGCGTCATCGCCGCCCGGGCCGACCAACTGGAAACAGCCCTGACGCGCTGGCAAACAGCGCAGTCCCAAGGGTTGAACAGCGAGCACTTGCGCCAAAATTTAACTGCGATTATTTACGAGCAGGCCATAAAAGCGCAGCAAAACGGGCAACCCCAACAGGCGGCCGATCTGCTGGAACAGGTTGATTTTGCCAATAACGATTTAAAAGATTTTCGCCGCCAACTCAACCTGGAACTGGCCTACGCCGCCGCCCAAAAAGGCGATTGGCCACAGGCATTGACCCGCTGGCAAAAAGCCGAACAATCCGGCGACAACAGCCGCCGCCTTGTTTTTAACCTGGCCCTGGCTTATCAGAAAACGGAAAATCACCGGCAGGCCGCCGAATACTGGCGCGCCCTGCTGCGCCGCCGGCCCCGCAAAGCCGATCACCCCGACGCCCTCACCGACGAGCAGGTAGCTCGCATCTGGCAAAACGTGGCCGAAAACTACAGCCTGGCCGGAGATTACGAAGAAGCCGTAACCACCTACAAAAATGCGGTCAAATGGGCGCCGGATAACCTTGACCTGCGCCTGCAACTGGTTGAAGCTTATCAAATCGAGGGGCGCTGGCAGGCCGCCGAAAATGAACTCGACCGCATTTTGGATAAGGACCCCAACAACATCCGCGCCCTCACCCTGCTGGCCGAAAGCTACAGCGAGGATTATTTTTTAGAACCTGCCCGCGAAATCT comes from Anaerolineae bacterium and encodes:
- a CDS encoding tetratricopeptide repeat protein gives rise to the protein MSKRSTRRKRREKQKQKTRLSGPEWIKRGHTALRQADYSEAIQAWEQARRKPDAPKILAAALAEVYFRRAVSAPAPAIEDLKQAVQLQPSDQIYRYHLALAYHRRGELAQAEPLYRQLLAETPPWSRAAEPLAQLLLEQSQTANKDPVWPHLNAEAQTQLAAVETLVAKKVMPGLSEKPLHPLWRGLTALALLDEVVAAQADLQTVVKTGNEAHPLVKGVAHYYLGVIAARADQLETALTRWQTAQSQGLNSEHLRQNLTAIIYEQAIKAQQNGQPQQAADLLEQVDFANNDLKDFRRQLNLELAYAAAQKGDWPQALTRWQKAEQSGDNSRRLVFNLALAYQKTENHRQAAEYWRALLRRRPRKADHPDALTDEQVARIWQNVAENYSLAGDYEEAVTTYKNAVKWAPDNLDLRLQLVEAYQIEGRWQAAENELDRILDKDPNNIRALTLLAESYSEDYFLEPAREIWLRILSLEPQNPVARQQLAQTYVREGVNYNLWGHYKEAVKTFEEGLKHVPHNQRLLTMLGGTYVDWGKLKQGRQYLEEALAVDPNDLHTLYTIFIIWLEHNASQELQQTFERIKAVPQPIPGEFFLDLFEQCQKFNRKKEGRKILEYTEQRFADAADVLVTIAHHYVELEQDSAALSILRRVLRDNPDHIEANIELGVLYYYMDQTRLAKRHWDKAQAQAQREKNPLMAHRVKLVKDEFLHGKTPPRNPLEMLMNLPPHLREQLINQAPPEVAEMLRDPELLAMMSRLGGLGEFDDEDDFYV